AGGCCACGGGACGGGCGCCCGCGCGGGCCACTCCGTCGGCGACCTCGCGGTCGGTGGAGGCCACGATGACCGGGCGGCCCGGGGGTTCGGCGCGGACCAGCTGGCGGATCAGCTCGTCGGCGGTGACGCCCGGCTTGGAGAACAGCACGCGGACGCCGCGCGGTGGCGCGAGCAGCACCGGAGCGGCCAGTTCGGCCCCGTCGAAGACACAGGTCACCTCGGCGCCGCTCTGCGCCGCCAGTTGGGAGAGCTGCCCGAGCAGCCGCAGGCGCTGCTTCTCCAGCGGCATCTGCGGATAGCCCGTTTTGGTGACGTTGTAGCCGTCGACGACGAGGTGGGCCTGCGGCAGCGCGAGCAGCTGGTCGAGGACCTGCGGGTCGTTCTCCGACAGGGCGCGGGCGGCGATGTCCTTCGGGGTCATCCGGCCCGGCTCGACGGCGTCGACGGTCTCGGCGGGCCGCACCGACACCGGCGGCAGGGCCAGTTCGCGGCGGAGCCCCTGGGTCGCGTCCAGCAGGGTGTCCAGCAGCAGCCGCACCCGCATGTCCTCGACGCTGCGGCCTTCGCGGGCGGCCCGGCGCGCGGCCTCCAGGGCGGCCTCGGTCTCGCCCAGCCGCGCCTTGAGCCGCCGGGTCTCGCTCTCGGCGGCGGAGACCTGGGCCTGCCCCTCGGCGCGCACGGCCTCGATCTCGCCGTGCGCCTTGCGCAGGGCGGCCTCGCCGCGCTTGACGTCGCTGAGGGCGGCGCGGAGCTTGCGGTGCAGCGACTCGGTTTCCTTCCTGGCCGATTCCAGCTCCGCGCGCAGCCGCTCGGTCTCGGCCCGGGTGTGGTCGCGGGCCCGGTCGAGCTCGGCACGCAGCCGCTCCAGCTCGGCCCGGTTCTCCTCGTCGGCACGCTCGGCGTCGGCCCGCTGGGCCTCCTCGCCGGCGGCGGTCACCAGTTTCACCCAGCCGAGGGGCCGCAGTACGTAGGCCGCGGCCGCCACGTCGAGCGGGTCCGCGGCCGGGGGCGGGGAGCCTGAGTCGAGGGCGCCGGTCAGTTCCGGCTGGGCTTCTCTGAGCTGCTCCCCGATGCGCTGCCGGAACAGCGGGTCGGTCTCCAGCGCCGCGGCCATGGCGTTGCCGGCGAACTTGGCCCGGCGGTTCGGGGCGAACCGGGCGTACTGCCTGAGCTGCGCGGGCAGCTCGCCGACCGTCAGCGAGCCGAAGCCGTCGGAGACGATCTGCACGACCCTGCGGCGCACGCCGTCGGGCAGCGGACGGTCGAGCACCTCGGCGGCGCCGTCGCCCGGCCCCCCGCCCGTGGTCTCCACCATCCGTCACACCCCAATGCCTGTGCGGGGGCCGCTCCTGTCAGGAGCCGGCACCCGGCCTGTCCACGAGTTCCACCTGGTCCACCGCGTTGCACCAGCGGCAGCGCACCGACTCGATGGTCTCACTGAGCACCTCGCGCTCCTCGACCTTCGGCTCTCCGGCCAGGTCCAGGTGGACGTACTCGACGACCTTCGACGAGCGGGTCACGTCGAACCTCGTGAGGTTGCCGCAGAGGGTGCAGCGCCACCGCGTCCCGGCGGTCGGCAGGGGAACCGTCATCGTGACCTGTTCTCTTTCCTTCTAGTGTCCGTGACGCCACCGGCTTCCCCGGTGCGTGTGGCTCGTAACCCTACGGCCTGGCGGCTCCCCGTGGCCCACGCGTCCACGGCGGCGAGGCGGTCTGTGCGGTTGCGTCCGGTTACGTCATGCTCTGTATTCATGATCAGAACGTGGAGTGCGTCGATCGTCCGGGCGGCCCGATCGGTCCGGGGAGCGTCGGCGCCGGTGACGTACTCACTGATCGCCCTGTGCTGCCTGCTCTTCCTGGCAGGGCCCGCCTCGGGCCTGAATCCGGCGTACGGCGCGGGCGACGGCCTGCTCGCCGAGCAGCGGGCCTACTTCCGGCGCTGGGGCGTGATCCCCGCAGAACTGTTCGACGGGTCGGCCGGATCGGCCCTGACCCCCCTGACGGCCCTGTTCGTCCACGGCAGCTGGGTGCACCTGCTCGGCAACATGCTCTTCCTCTACGTCTTCGGGGCGATGACCGAGGAACGGATGGGCCGGGTGCAGTTCACCCTGTTCTACGTCGGCTGCGGCTACCTGGCCCTGCTGGGCTACGCCGTCGCCAACGCGGACTCCGAGCAGTCCCTGGTCGGCGCCTCGGGGGCGATCTCGGCGGTCCTCGGCGCGTTCCTGTACCTGTTCCCCCGGGCCCGGGTGACCAGTCTCCTGCCGTTCCTCTTCTTCCTGCCGGTGCGCTTCCCGGCGTGGATCGTCCTGCCGTTCTGGGCGGCCCTGCAGTGGCTGGCGGCGGGGCGGGCCTCGGACGGGCCGGGGGTGGCCTACCTCGCCCACCTGATCGGCTTCGGGCTCGGCTTCGGCTACGCATCGGTCCGCTACGGCCGCCCGACCAGCCCCACTAGAGTGAAGGCCGCCCCTGCTCCGGCCCCCGAGGGAGAGAACCAGCCGTGATCACCGCGATCGTCCTCATCAAGACCAGCGTGGACCGGATTCCCGAGATCGCGGAGTCGATCGCGGCGCTGGACAACGTCAGCGAGGTCTTCTCCGTGACCGGCACCTACGACCTGATCGCGATGGTCCGGGTGAAGCAGCACGAGGACCTGGCGGAGGTCATCCCGGGCCGGATCAGCAAGATCCCCGGTGTGGAGGGGACGGACACGCACGTGGCGTTCCGCACCTACTCGCAGCACGACCTGGAGGCGGCGTTCTCGATCGGCCTGGACAGCTAGGCCTGTCCGGCACGCCCTGGGACCGGGCCCCCCGGCTCCCCGGATGAAGAGTTCTTCATCCGGGGTTCATCGTCCGCTCCGGGTTCCGTCCGCAGGATCGGGCGCATGGCTTTCTCCCGTCGTATGGCGGCCCTGTCCGCCGTCGTGCTGATCCCGCTGGGCATCGCCGCGACCAGCTACGCCTTCGCCGACCGCCCCGAGTCGCCCAAGGTGCCCGCCCAGCAGGTGGAGCTGGACCGCGGCACGCCCACGCCCACCTCCACCCTGGAGCCGACCCCGAAGCCCTCGCCCGAGTCCACGCCGGGCGACGAGGTCGTCTCGCGGCCTCCGGTGACCGACAGCTCAGCGAGTGACGATGACGACGACGACCGCGGCCGGGGCACCGGAGACGACGGGCCGGGCGACGACGACGCCGGGAACGACAACTGACACGGGCCGCCGGCGGATCTCCGCCCGGGTCCGCATCCTGCTGTGGCTGCTGCTCGTTATGGCGGTCGCGCTCGCCTCGGTGGCCATGACCACCCGCTCGTTCCTGATGCGGGACGTCGACAACCGGATCAACCGGCTGCTCACCCAGGAGACCGGC
This genomic stretch from Streptomyces sp. Go-475 harbors:
- a CDS encoding small secreted hydrophilic protein; amino-acid sequence: MAFSRRMAALSAVVLIPLGIAATSYAFADRPESPKVPAQQVELDRGTPTPTSTLEPTPKPSPESTPGDEVVSRPPVTDSSASDDDDDDRGRGTGDDGPGDDDAGNDN
- a CDS encoding rhomboid family intramembrane serine protease, whose product is MIRTWSASIVRAARSVRGASAPVTYSLIALCCLLFLAGPASGLNPAYGAGDGLLAEQRAYFRRWGVIPAELFDGSAGSALTPLTALFVHGSWVHLLGNMLFLYVFGAMTEERMGRVQFTLFYVGCGYLALLGYAVANADSEQSLVGASGAISAVLGAFLYLFPRARVTSLLPFLFFLPVRFPAWIVLPFWAALQWLAAGRASDGPGVAYLAHLIGFGLGFGYASVRYGRPTSPTRVKAAPAPAPEGENQP
- a CDS encoding Lrp/AsnC ligand binding domain-containing protein — protein: MITAIVLIKTSVDRIPEIAESIAALDNVSEVFSVTGTYDLIAMVRVKQHEDLAEVIPGRISKIPGVEGTDTHVAFRTYSQHDLEAAFSIGLDS
- a CDS encoding NYN domain-containing protein encodes the protein MVETTGGGPGDGAAEVLDRPLPDGVRRRVVQIVSDGFGSLTVGELPAQLRQYARFAPNRRAKFAGNAMAAALETDPLFRQRIGEQLREAQPELTGALDSGSPPPAADPLDVAAAAYVLRPLGWVKLVTAAGEEAQRADAERADEENRAELERLRAELDRARDHTRAETERLRAELESARKETESLHRKLRAALSDVKRGEAALRKAHGEIEAVRAEGQAQVSAAESETRRLKARLGETEAALEAARRAAREGRSVEDMRVRLLLDTLLDATQGLRRELALPPVSVRPAETVDAVEPGRMTPKDIAARALSENDPQVLDQLLALPQAHLVVDGYNVTKTGYPQMPLEKQRLRLLGQLSQLAAQSGAEVTCVFDGAELAAPVLLAPPRGVRVLFSKPGVTADELIRQLVRAEPPGRPVIVASTDREVADGVARAGARPVASAMLLKRLSRS